From a region of the Veillonellales bacterium genome:
- the nifD gene encoding nitrogenase molybdenum-iron protein alpha chain, which yields MAQDMKKVMDMVLEKYPAKAFKTRKAHIVVKTEEEPQPVITANTRTVPGVITARGCCYAGCRGVVMGPIKDMVHITHGPVGCSFYAWGGRRNKARAEEPGGMNYMEYVFSTDMQESNIVFGGVPKLKEAIKEAYELFHPKAIGIYATCPVGLIGDDINAVAAEATKEYGIPVLSFSCEGYKGVTQSAGHHIANNIVMQEIIGKGNETPKELGINILGEYNIGGDAWEIERVLAKIGYNVISTLSGDASYDKISNAHTANLNLVQCHRSINYIAEMMETKYGIPWIKCNFIGIDGTVETLREMAKFFDVPKLTRRTEEVIAEEVAAAEGEMAYYRTKLQGKTACLYVGGSRAQTYQGLLRSLGVETLVAGYEFAHRDDYEGREVIPTIKIDADSKNIPELTVEPDEQKFRVIISREKAEQMTKEGVKLGYYGGMVKEMNNNTIMIDDMNHHEMETILGQLKPDMFLTGIKEKYVIQKGGVLSRQLHSYDYTGPYAGFRGAVVFARELAAGLYTPAWRYVTPPWKQKSLLEGKVAGGEA from the coding sequence ATGGCACAAGATATGAAGAAAGTAATGGATATGGTCTTAGAGAAATATCCGGCCAAAGCTTTCAAAACCAGGAAAGCCCATATTGTGGTTAAAACGGAAGAAGAGCCGCAGCCGGTCATTACGGCGAATACGAGAACGGTTCCGGGTGTTATAACTGCCCGGGGATGCTGTTACGCCGGTTGTAGAGGCGTTGTTATGGGACCGATCAAAGATATGGTTCATATTACTCACGGACCGGTCGGATGCTCCTTTTATGCGTGGGGGGGCAGAAGAAACAAGGCAAGAGCAGAAGAACCCGGCGGTATGAATTATATGGAATATGTTTTTTCCACCGACATGCAGGAGAGCAATATAGTTTTCGGCGGCGTTCCCAAGTTGAAGGAGGCAATCAAGGAAGCCTACGAATTGTTTCATCCTAAAGCCATTGGGATTTACGCTACATGCCCCGTCGGTCTGATTGGTGACGATATTAACGCAGTGGCGGCAGAAGCGACTAAGGAATACGGGATTCCGGTTCTGTCTTTCAGTTGCGAGGGCTATAAAGGCGTCACCCAGTCGGCAGGACATCATATTGCCAACAATATTGTTATGCAGGAAATCATCGGTAAAGGGAATGAGACGCCGAAAGAACTTGGAATCAATATTTTAGGCGAATACAATATTGGCGGCGATGCCTGGGAAATAGAGCGGGTATTGGCTAAAATTGGTTACAATGTTATTTCTACCTTAAGCGGCGACGCCAGCTATGACAAGATCAGCAACGCTCACACCGCGAATTTGAATTTAGTCCAATGCCACCGGTCCATTAATTATATCGCCGAAATGATGGAGACTAAATACGGGATTCCCTGGATCAAATGCAACTTTATCGGTATTGACGGGACGGTTGAGACGCTGCGGGAGATGGCGAAGTTCTTTGATGTTCCAAAGCTTACCCGCCGGACGGAAGAGGTTATTGCCGAGGAAGTTGCGGCAGCGGAAGGCGAGATGGCCTATTATCGTACCAAACTGCAAGGAAAGACGGCCTGCCTTTATGTAGGGGGATCACGGGCCCAGACGTATCAGGGACTCTTAAGAAGCCTGGGGGTAGAGACTTTAGTTGCCGGCTACGAGTTTGCCCATCGTGACGATTATGAAGGACGGGAAGTCATTCCGACGATTAAAATTGATGCCGACAGCAAGAATATTCCGGAGCTCACAGTTGAGCCGGATGAGCAGAAATTCCGGGTCATTATTTCCCGGGAAAAAGCAGAGCAGATGACTAAAGAAGGTGTCAAGCTCGGTTATTATGGCGGAATGGTGAAGGAAATGAACAACAATACCATTATGATTGACGATATGAACCATCATGAGATGGAGACTATTCTTGGTCAGTTGAAGCCGGATATGTTTTTAACCGGAATAAAAGAGAAATATGTCATCCAGAAAGGGGGCGTTTTGTCCCGTCAGCTTCACTCCTATGATTATACCGGTCCCTATGCGGGATTCAGAGGAGCCGTTGTCTTTGCCAGAGAATTGGCCGCAGGACTTTATACACCCGCATGGCGGTATGTAACGCCTCCCTGGAAGCAAAAGTCCTTATTGGAAGGCAAAGTGGCAGGAGGTGAAGCGTAA
- a CDS encoding P-II family nitrogen regulator, whose product MKEIIAIIRMNMISKTKEALLKSNFPSFTCRQVVGRGKTKVGYTITDETARSEAVANDREKAEQLAEQHRLVPRRMMTLLVKDEDLKEAIDLIIGVNRTGNPGDGKIFVLPASEVIRVRTGEKNADAL is encoded by the coding sequence ATGAAAGAAATTATTGCAATCATTCGGATGAACATGATCAGCAAGACGAAAGAAGCCCTTCTGAAAAGCAATTTTCCGTCTTTTACCTGCCGCCAGGTAGTGGGGAGGGGAAAGACAAAAGTCGGCTATACCATAACGGATGAAACCGCCCGCTCGGAAGCAGTTGCAAATGACCGGGAAAAAGCGGAGCAACTGGCCGAGCAGCACCGGCTGGTTCCCCGGCGGATGATGACTTTACTGGTCAAAGATGAAGATTTAAAAGAGGCGATTGACCTGATTATCGGTGTGAACCGGACGGGAAATCCGGGTGATGGCAAAATTTTTGTCCTACCGGCCAGCGAAGTCATCCGAGTCCGGACCGGAGAGAAAAACGCCGATGCATTATAA